The Patescibacteria group bacterium DNA segment GCCCCTCTTTGTTGAACTCCCGCATCTCTACGTTGTGGATAGTGCAGAGCTTGGTAGTCGGTTTAGGTTCCGGCGTAGTCTCCGGTGTTTCATCGTCTACCACTACCGGCCTGTCGCCAATATCTTCAATGTCCTGGGTAAAGACATCGGACAATCTGCCGGCAGACAGAGAAGCATCTACTAAGGCTCTCTTCTTCGCCATCTTGAGCAGGGTGTTGACCTGGCTGAAGATATCCTCATTGTCCAGACGGTAGACAGTCCAATGCCCGCCGGACTTGCTCTTGCGTTCCTGACGTGCCAGCTTGGATATATCGGCATCAGGAGGTAAATCCCTATCACCTACCCAGCGATAACGGTACTTCGACTCATAGGAGTTGCATTCGCCCAGACCTTCAGAGATAACCACGCCGTCTCTGACACTGACCAGACGGCATTTAATCAGGTAGGAAAAGAAGGGTTTATTCCAGTCCTCAATCTTCTCTACCACTTCATAGGTATCAGCCAGCCCCAAGAGCTTGGCTATCTTCTCAGCGCCGGGCTTGAGCAGGGTGGGCTTGTTGGTTCCCGGGATAACGCCATAATCATGGTTCGGCACCATGCAGGCGTGTACCAGCTTCTGGAATTTGTTGACCGCCTCGATGCCGTTCCTGAAGGACTGCTCATCGGGCAAGGTCATGGCTTGATGGTTCCCGCTGATTACTACGCTTCTTTCGTTCACTTTTATCTTTCTCCTTTATCTCGCCGTTACTCTTAATGATTCTTCTTCATAGACACAAATACCCGGTATACTGCCACCCGCCTTGACCAGTTTGGTAACCTTTGCGGCATCAATAATTTTGTATTGGTCAGGGACAGCGGCGAAGTCCACCACTTCCCACTTGGTTACCTTAAAAGTGCTGGTAGTTCCCATGTCCGTCTTGACCCTGGACACTGGAGCAGGCGCTACCACCGGAGTAGTATCAATAGTTATCTCGCCGGTACCGTTGAATTGGGCTTCCTGCCGGGCGAGCTCCGCTTTCTTACGGTTGATTTCTTCGGCCTCCGATTGCCGCTTCGCGACTGCAGCGTTGTATGCCAGCACTTTCTGCCGGGTTACCTGATCGGCTTCCTCCAGTGGTGACATGATGGAAGAGAAGGCAGCATTGACCGCGTCCACATGGGCTTTGATAGGCTTGAGATAATCAGCCTTCTTTTCGGTTAATGCCTTCTTAATCTTGGCGATGACTGACAGGTCATCGGTCGCCGGTTTCAGGTCGGCGTCGCCAACAATCATCCGGGCTACCGCATAGTCCCGAATACGGCGCGCATCAGCGGATAAGGCGATAACTGCCGGGTCATGTTCGGGACCTACTTTGATTACTGCGGTGGTTTTATTAACCTCGGCGAAGGCTTCGGATAAAACTGTTTTGTTAATAATTCTAACTGGGCCAATTCCCTCGGTTGTTCCCATCCTTTGCAATTCAGCAATGTTGTAATGCAAGCCTTCAATTCCATGCCCCCGATGCCACTGGCATAATTCCCGCTGGGGTATGCGCTTATCGGGATTGGTATCGTGGAACGCCCCGGTTATAATCTGATTGAGTGGCAATTTAGGACACATACCACAGGTGCAAACAGGATATTCAGGAGGCAAATTATCTGGTTCTTGTTCCTCTTCCGATTCTTGTCTTACTTCTTCCTCCCCAGTACGCCAGGCGTTAATGTCACGACCTGACGGCGTGGATTCCAGTGGTGTAGCATCCGCTTTCTTTTCGGCTGCTGTGCGAGTATCGGTGAGCGAGCCAAGTGGCTTAATCTCCTTCCAACTTTCATCACAGGACTTACCCTCCGGTATGGCCGGCTGTACCTTTGACCCCGCCGGAATAGTCTTGACCTTGTTGATGAAGGGCTGTATTTCCGCCTGCGGTACATCAATAGCAGTTACCACTGCCCGACCGGTGGTGTCCTTGACCGGAACGACAACCTCATCCCCTACCTGCAGGGGTTCCAGGGAGAAGTAAGAATATTCACTGAAACTTTGCTTTTTGGTACTCTGGTCAATAATGTATTTGACCTTAACTATTTGCACTGTTCCTCTCCTTTCTCGTTAGACAGACTTTACCTTTAACCTTTGGCTCTGTAGCCGATGTACAGCAATACTTCCCGCTCAACATGGCTCTCTTATCACACTGGCTACAACCTTTACAGTTGGACTCTACAAACGCTCTGGTACGGCGAATGGTGAGGGTCACTACCTGTCCCCTCTTTCCGGCGCATCCGGTAATTGATACAGATGTCCCTCGACACAATCACCGCAGGCGTTTTTGTTATTCCGTTCCTGACAATCCACCTGATTACAGACTGTATTGATTTTCCGTGCGATTCCTTCAGCCATGCTAAGATAGTTGCAGGTTGTTAATTGATGCGGATAATCGCGTTGGTTTATCGGGCAGGTATCACAATCATCTTTACCCTTGCTATGGCACTCCTGATATACCTTTACTGCTTCTTGAAGTTTCATCTTAGTTAACTCCAAAATCACAAGATTCCAGTGGTTCTATGGGTCGGGTAGTTCCAATCTTCCAAGCTATAGCGGTTTCCTTTTTTAAGTCCTTTGGTTTGCAGATGATAATTAACCTTTTCACTTACTTTTCTCCTTTATTGATTAATCCCTGGATGTATTCATGCCAGATGTTACAGTTGGGACACCCCGAAGATTCCTGACAAGGATTAGGTTTATTGACCGGACATGGTTGCCCTTTCATTTAGTTTCCTTGTGGACGTACTTCTTGCCACAGTGAGGGCAAGGGATCCGGCCATAACCCGGCCATGCTGAAACGTGGTTAGCCTGATTAGGACAAGGCTTTAACAAGAGTTCCACGTATTCCCTTCGCGGCATAGTGTTAGTTACCATTGTTTCCACACTCCTTTTCTAAATGAATAAGCGGAGATGCAAATACAGGTGTGGGCTGTAAATGCAGAGCTCCGCTTAAACGAATAAAGCCTACCGTTTAATATTCCGGCAGGCTTAGATTCCCTGAGATTCTTCACTTCTACTACCCCCACACTGTAGATTCAGTTAGGAGTAGTATAGTCTAACTTGTGTATGTTTGCAAATAGACTAAGTTACGCTAGTACCGAAGTAGTGTAAGTTAGCCCATTACATATTTACACAACTCGCTGTTTCTCACTGTAGCTCTCGTTTTCTCGAAATTGCGCTTTCCTTTACCTGGATTAGCTTTATATTGTCGGACTCGCTCAGCTAAGACAGATTCGTCAACATACTTTTCGTTGCGGGTTTCCACTAAAACAGGTATTAGTCCACGTTGTACCCAACGAGAAAGTGTCTGCTGTGGTATATCGTATTTATGGCTTGCCTGATTAATACAAATACCACCAACAGGGGGTTCCGGTTTTGGTTGTCTTACTGGTTTCTCTTTCATTTTCTTAACAAGACTTTCCGGGCTGATGTCGGGGTACTGCGCTAAGAGTTGCTCGGCATAAGATATATCTATCTCTTTCCGTTCTCTTGCCACCATAAAGAGCCTCCGCATACTATATTATTGTCGCAGATAGCTCACAAGTAAATAGTTCTAATACCTATTTTCGGACTAAGTATTTTACTATATACCCACTAAGATTTTCAGTCCGCTGCTCTACCTACTGAGCTACCTCGGCGGGAGACTCGCCCCTATTCAATTTGACTACATTATAACACAATCGGCCAATACGTAAAATAGGGATACTACCCAACAAGACTATTTGAAATCTTCACCTAAATACCGTGTCCGGTTGACATACTTTAAAGGCGTGTTCTTGCGGTGGGCTTCGCTTAATACCTGCGTCCTTAAATGGCGGTACTTCATGGTGGTTTGGATACTGGCATGACCCATTATCATTTGTAGGGTACTGTCATCATTACCCGGCCAAAGTGAGCCGTAGGTATGTCTCAAAGTATGAGCTGTACCAGGAACATGAGCGTTCTTAAAAGCTTGGCCAATGGTATACCTTAAATACCAGTAACCCCAATTTAACGGCAGGTTGGTTAACATGGCATGGTAAGTTTCCGGGCTAACTGGTACTACTCTTTCACCCGTTTTACCCCTGACTTTAGCGACAAAGCCCCATGGTGTCTCGTCGAGGTCTGCCCGTTTCAAGTGGAATAATTCACCAACACGGCATCCGGTATCAGCTAAAAATAATAAGCAGGCTCTTACCTTGGCTCTGTGAGGAAATGAAAAAAGTTGATCCAGCTCGTCCGGTGTTAAAGCGTGGGGATTTTTGCGCGCCCGTTTCGGCGGGTCGAGAAATTCCAATGGGTTATCTATTTTGTAGCGTTTCTTTAACCAGCGATAAAAGGCTCTCAGTGCTCTATAATATCCGTGTCTTCGTTCGTCTCCCGATAGGCAACTGGCAAGAAAAGACTCTATAGCATCCGGCGTTGTTGGTAACTCCTGATACATAAATATAAGGTTCTTGAGTATATCCTGATACCAGCGAATAGTTTCAGAAGATAAACCCTTCGCCTTGCGGGATATTATAAACGCTCTTAATGCATCGCTGGTAAGCACACAGTAAATTATAAACTTTAAATCAATACGTATCTACTTGTTTTCGTCATGGTACTTTTGCCTAAAAATACTCTCTCAAAATATTCTTACCAGATTTTTACCAAAATATCCACTAACAACAACAGGTGGGAAGTGGGATAGTCCCACTCCCCGATAACATATTTGTTGTCTTACTTTGTTTCCGGCTCTTTGGTAACCGCGTCATTAGTCAGGTAGCGCAGTATCAGGTTTAATACAGCGAGAATAGCTGCCTGAATTGCCGGGTTAATCCATGTCTCTCCGGTCAGTCCCTGCACCACAAAGATTATCAGAGCTAAGACGTTGACCCAGAATGTCTTGCTGGTGAGTAGTTTCCCCCAGTCAATATTGTTCATAAGACCTCCTTAAAATAACTTGGGATAATATTGCTTCAGGCTCTCCGGCATTTTATCCGCCAGGTAGCGGTAACATTCAGCGTGTCCCTCGACCGGCGTGGTCGTGCCGTAGGGGTGCTGTTGGAGCAGTAAGGTAATTAACGGGTCGTTATTATTCCGCAGCGCGTTAAATGTACTCTCGAACATTATCCTTTCCTCATCAGTCAATAAGGCGTAGGAATTGTGCGCCTGCTCGTGGGCGATGACGCCAGAATTTAGCCACTCCGGACGGCAGGCAAGGTGTCTTATGCCGTCCTGCTCCCATGTCCCGGCAGGATAAGAGATAGTATCGTCCACCTTAATATCTATCTTCTCCGTCCAGAAACCCCAGAACGGCACCGGTACTTTATAAGAAGACAGCCAGTTTTCCAGCGCCTTGTTAATATCTACATTGTTGATATTCTTGGAGTAGTCTGGTGGTTCTTCGGGATAGGGCAAGGTCAGCGGCGGATCCGCGGGGGTTGGTTCCGGTGATACCGGTGGTACCGGCACGTCTTCTTTTTCGTCCTGTTTGTTAGCCTTAAAAGCTCTTAGAATATCAAGTATTAGCCGGCACATCTTCCACCTTCAAATACGATATTTTGGTTATCGAGCCTTTGGGAATAGCAATCGGGCTGTGAATATCTCCGTTAGTAATTGACTGCGTGGGGATAACCACCACGTCTTCTTCACGGAATTTAATAATGCCGATGGATATAATCTTGGTTATCCGGATACCGTCCAGACTGTCCGTGCCTTGCCACCCGAAAGCTGAGTAGCTGTCAGTCCATTCAACCATTGCAATTTGATTCATTGTCCACCTGCCTTGTGGTGTCCATAAACTCGCACCACTTTTGTATCCTGTGCAGACCGTGAACACTGCCCATGCCCTGGGACTTTAACCATTCTTGAAAACGGGGATATAGTAGCTCTACTGTCTTATTCCTGACCTGAGTTACAGTGTCAGCCATTAAATTTCCACCCTCACCCGTGGTCTGCCCTCTCCTGCTAAATGAATAATCGGACATTCAAGGTCGTTGGGACTAAAGCCACCTCTTTCCGCGTAACCTCCCCATTTAACGTAACTGTTAGACTTAATCAACATCTTGCGCTGCGCTACTATCTTGCCGGTCATAAAGCCAGTGTCAGGGTCAATGTGCGCCCTCTTATCGGGGTAGAGATAAACAACCGGCGCCGCATTAACTACGTGGTCGTGGCTCATAATATAGAAGTCGGCATGAATCCAGCTTGAAGTTCGTTCTACCTTGATGGCTTTAGCGGAGGAAGTCCTCGCGCCGCCATAACCGTGTGTCATATAGCACCAGTAGACATAGGGTTTATCTTTGACGTGATTGTTTCCATCGCCAAACATAATCTTGAGCAATATTCCTTCAGAGCGGTAAGGAACTTTTAAGGCTTCAGCTATGTCTTTGGAGATATCCAGCCCAACGTCATTATAAATTCTGGCTTCATGGTTGCCCGTAACCATACCCAGTATTTTATCCCTGTACGGCATGAGCGTTGATAT contains these protein-coding regions:
- a CDS encoding site-specific integrase, whose protein sequence is MKRADLDETPWGFVAKVRGKTGERVVPVSPETYHAMLTNLPLNWGYWYLRYTIGQAFKNAHVPGTAHTLRHTYGSLWPGNDDSTLQMIMGHASIQTTMKYRHLRTQVLSEAHRKNTPLKYVNRTRYLGEDFK
- a CDS encoding helix-turn-helix domain-containing protein, whose amino-acid sequence is MVARERKEIDISYAEQLLAQYPDISPESLVKKMKEKPVRQPKPEPPVGGICINQASHKYDIPQQTLSRWVQRGLIPVLVETRNEKYVDESVLAERVRQYKANPGKGKRNFEKTRATVRNSELCKYVMG